The following proteins are encoded in a genomic region of Protaetiibacter sp. SSC-01:
- a CDS encoding HNH endonuclease, producing MRTLVLNAGYEPLAVVSFKRALVLVLSGKAVVVASDDEHPVHGIAGEWDRPSVILLRRYVRIPTGRAVPVSRRGVLRRDDQRCAYCGVHASTIDHVIPRSRGGADSWENLVACCLRCNNIKGDRTPQEMGWSLRFAPRPPHGTAWLVRGTDRAQPEWREFLAPAA from the coding sequence TTGCGAACACTGGTACTCAACGCCGGCTACGAGCCGCTCGCCGTGGTGTCGTTCAAGCGAGCCCTCGTGCTCGTGCTGTCGGGGAAGGCGGTCGTCGTCGCGAGCGACGACGAGCACCCCGTGCACGGGATCGCGGGGGAGTGGGATCGCCCGTCGGTGATCCTGCTGCGGCGCTACGTGCGGATCCCGACCGGGCGCGCGGTGCCCGTGTCGAGGCGCGGCGTGCTGCGGCGCGACGACCAGCGGTGCGCCTACTGCGGCGTGCACGCGTCGACGATCGACCACGTCATCCCGCGCTCGCGCGGCGGGGCCGACAGCTGGGAGAACCTCGTGGCGTGCTGCCTGCGGTGCAACAACATCAAAGGCGACCGCACGCCGCAGGAGATGGGGTGGTCGCTGCGCTTCGCGCCCCGGCCCCCGCACGGCACGGCGTGGCTCGTACGCGGGACGGATCGCGCGCAGCCCGAGTGGCGCGAGTTCCTGGCCCCGGCGGCGTAG
- a CDS encoding DUF3027 domain-containing protein, producing MADDGLVRLAREALLEITPEATVGEVLEQSTAEDGVVTLTFATTMQGYPGWHWTVSIAQLPGEEPTVLEAELLPGEGALLAPDWVPWSERLEEYRAAQAAAAAEAGAEDADDDGDESDDDADEDDDSDSDDDDDDDDDDSDDDDDDGDDDADDADDFDPDDDFGDDPDDGIDFESDASGAAAEVHVDEADEPDADADEAGPQPPHAAGLDERSDEEE from the coding sequence GTGGCCGACGACGGGCTGGTGCGCCTCGCGCGCGAGGCGCTTCTCGAGATCACGCCGGAGGCGACGGTCGGCGAGGTTCTCGAGCAGTCGACCGCGGAGGACGGCGTCGTCACGCTGACCTTCGCGACGACGATGCAGGGCTACCCCGGCTGGCACTGGACGGTGTCGATCGCGCAGCTCCCCGGCGAGGAGCCGACGGTGCTCGAGGCGGAGCTGCTGCCCGGCGAGGGCGCGCTGCTCGCGCCCGACTGGGTGCCGTGGTCGGAGCGTCTCGAGGAGTACCGCGCGGCTCAGGCCGCGGCGGCCGCCGAGGCGGGGGCGGAGGACGCGGACGACGATGGCGATGAGTCGGACGACGACGCGGATGAGGACGACGACTCCGATTCCGACGACGACGACGACGATGACGACGACGACTCGGACGATGACGATGACGACGGGGACGACGACGCGGACGACGCCGACGACTTCGACCCGGACGACGACTTCGGCGACGACCCCGACGACGGCATCGACTTCGAGTCGGACGCGTCAGGCGCGGCGGCGGAAGTGCACGTAGACGAGGCCGACGAGCCCGATGCCGATGCCGACGAGGCAGGTCCACAGCCACCACACGCGGCCGGACTCGACGAGCGGTCCGACGAAGAGGAGTAG
- a CDS encoding cold-shock protein yields MPTGKVKFYDDDKGFGFITSDDGQEVFLHASALPAGAVVRSGTRLEFGIADGRKGAQALSVRVLDPAPSLSKLNRRPADDMAIVVEDLVKLLDGVGASLRRGRYPDRAHGAKIAAVLRKVADDLDA; encoded by the coding sequence ATGCCCACCGGCAAGGTGAAGTTCTACGACGATGACAAGGGCTTCGGCTTCATCACGTCCGATGACGGCCAGGAGGTCTTCCTGCACGCCTCGGCGCTGCCGGCCGGCGCCGTCGTGCGCTCGGGCACGCGTCTCGAGTTCGGGATCGCCGACGGCCGCAAGGGCGCCCAGGCGCTCTCGGTGCGCGTGCTCGACCCCGCGCCGAGCCTCAGCAAGCTCAACCGCCGCCCCGCGGATGACATGGCGATCGTCGTGGAGGACCTCGTGAAGCTGCTCGACGGCGTCGGCGCGAGCCTGCGCCGCGGTCGCTACCCCGACCGTGCGCACGGTGCGAAGATCGCCGCCGTGCTGCGCAAGGTCGCCGACGACTTGGACGCGTAG
- a CDS encoding metal-dependent transcriptional regulator, protein MTDLVDTTEMYLRTILDLEEEGITPLRARISERLGHSGPTVSQTVGRMERDGLVVVEGDRHLALTAEGRSRAMHVMRKHRLAERLLADVIGLDWAYVHDEACRWEHVMSEQVERRLIQLLGNPTESPYGNPIPGLDEIGGTPAGSFLDGVESIVARASSAVGETTGLVRRLGEPVQFEPELLAQLREAGVVPGATVNLSTAGSYVIVQVDGFGDGLELPNEVASHIYVEA, encoded by the coding sequence ATGACCGATCTGGTCGATACGACGGAGATGTACCTTCGGACGATCCTCGACCTCGAGGAGGAGGGGATCACACCCCTGCGCGCCCGTATCTCCGAGCGTCTCGGGCACTCCGGCCCCACCGTCTCGCAGACCGTCGGACGCATGGAGCGCGACGGCCTCGTCGTCGTCGAGGGCGACCGTCACCTCGCGCTCACGGCCGAGGGCCGCAGCCGCGCGATGCACGTCATGCGCAAGCACCGCCTCGCCGAGCGCCTGCTCGCCGATGTCATTGGTCTCGACTGGGCGTACGTGCACGACGAGGCCTGCCGCTGGGAGCACGTCATGAGCGAGCAGGTGGAGCGTCGGCTCATCCAGCTGCTCGGCAACCCCACCGAGTCGCCCTACGGCAACCCGATCCCCGGCCTCGACGAGATCGGGGGCACGCCCGCCGGCAGCTTCCTCGATGGCGTCGAGAGCATCGTGGCGCGCGCGTCGTCGGCCGTCGGCGAGACGACGGGCCTCGTCCGCCGTCTCGGGGAGCCCGTGCAGTTCGAGCCGGAGCTGCTCGCTCAGCTGCGCGAGGCGGGCGTCGTGCCGGGGGCGACGGTCAACCTGTCGACCGCGGGCTCGTACGTCATCGTGCAGGTCGACGGATTCGGCGACGGGCTCGAGCTGCCCAACGAGGTCGCGTCCCACATCTACGTCGAGGCGTGA
- a CDS encoding helicase-associated domain-containing protein: MSGSSSALALAARLRALPDDVLVELLHARPVREAGIRDVFDLAEALLDPASLQAALTHLDRTALAVLASVVLGEANADAIAVRTRRGREDVAAALEKLTALALLSDDDGRLLASDRLTELLLAWPAQNLPSPEQLIDARPPAALEPVHGDDRAAADRAAGERAFAAVTAVGELVTALEREPARMLQRGGVALPDWRRLLAASGARDDVELVTLLELAEGASLASTVDGAWRVSPAAEAWAGSPRVERWTTLASGWLARVPVELQEQLRARAGARWGDGLLDYLEWLYPAGGDWLPERTRAVVRSAELLGIVGGSVPSTAGAALLAEGADAAAEAIGALFPPDVRQVYIQHDLSVIAPGPLAADVDRRLRETAEVESVGLASSYRITSASVTRALTTGLTVDDVRALLAEISLTGIPQPLDYLLTETAARFGSLRVGAVDPTPGTADANAHSSVRADDPALVGQLVIDQTLAPLGLRRTGDHRAVSRFDAETLYWALVDARYPAVYEDAEGVIRAVRRATARTLPSEPPPDPALRIVARIRDAAADQPEESGAAWNARQLELAIRGKLQVTVVVRMPDGTEVPYLLEPAALAGGRLRARDRRADIERTLPLSHIVEVQPAPSSVG; encoded by the coding sequence GTGAGCGGTAGCAGTTCCGCCCTCGCGCTCGCGGCTCGGCTGCGGGCGCTGCCCGACGACGTCCTCGTCGAGCTCCTGCACGCGCGCCCCGTGCGCGAGGCCGGCATCCGCGACGTCTTCGACCTCGCCGAGGCGCTCCTCGACCCCGCGTCCCTGCAGGCCGCGCTCACGCACCTCGACCGCACCGCCCTCGCCGTGCTCGCATCCGTCGTGCTCGGAGAAGCGAATGCCGACGCGATCGCCGTGCGCACCCGTCGCGGGCGCGAGGACGTGGCCGCCGCGCTCGAGAAGCTCACGGCCCTCGCGCTCCTGAGCGACGACGACGGGCGGCTCCTGGCATCCGACCGGCTCACGGAGCTGCTGCTGGCGTGGCCCGCGCAGAACCTGCCCTCGCCCGAGCAGCTCATCGACGCCCGCCCGCCCGCAGCCCTCGAGCCCGTGCACGGCGACGACCGGGCCGCGGCCGACCGCGCGGCGGGCGAGCGAGCCTTCGCCGCCGTCACCGCGGTCGGCGAGCTCGTGACGGCGCTCGAGCGCGAACCCGCGCGCATGCTGCAGCGCGGCGGCGTCGCCCTCCCCGACTGGCGGCGGCTGCTCGCCGCCTCGGGCGCCCGCGATGACGTCGAGCTCGTCACCCTCCTCGAGCTCGCCGAGGGCGCGAGCCTCGCGAGCACCGTCGACGGCGCCTGGCGGGTGTCGCCCGCCGCGGAAGCCTGGGCGGGATCGCCGCGCGTCGAGCGGTGGACGACCCTCGCATCCGGCTGGCTCGCGCGCGTGCCCGTCGAGCTGCAGGAGCAGCTGCGCGCCCGCGCCGGTGCGCGCTGGGGCGACGGCCTGCTCGACTACCTCGAATGGCTCTACCCGGCGGGCGGCGACTGGCTGCCCGAGCGCACGCGCGCCGTCGTGCGCTCCGCCGAGCTGCTCGGCATCGTCGGCGGCTCCGTTCCGTCGACCGCGGGCGCGGCCCTGCTCGCCGAGGGGGCGGATGCGGCGGCCGAGGCCATCGGGGCGCTCTTTCCGCCCGACGTGCGGCAGGTGTACATCCAGCACGACCTCTCGGTCATCGCCCCCGGGCCCCTCGCGGCGGATGTCGACCGGCGGCTGCGCGAGACCGCCGAGGTCGAGTCGGTGGGGCTCGCGTCGAGCTACCGCATCACCTCAGCGTCGGTGACGCGCGCCCTCACGACGGGGCTCACCGTCGACGACGTGCGCGCGCTGCTCGCCGAGATCTCGCTCACCGGCATCCCGCAACCCCTCGACTACCTCCTCACAGAGACCGCCGCGCGGTTCGGGAGCCTGCGCGTCGGCGCCGTCGACCCGACGCCGGGAACAGCGGATGCGAACGCCCACTCCTCCGTGCGCGCCGACGACCCGGCGCTCGTGGGGCAGCTCGTCATCGACCAGACCCTCGCGCCGCTCGGCCTGCGTCGCACGGGCGACCACCGGGCGGTCAGCCGCTTCGACGCCGAGACGCTCTACTGGGCGCTCGTCGACGCGCGCTATCCCGCGGTCTACGAAGACGCCGAGGGCGTCATCCGCGCCGTGCGGCGTGCGACCGCCCGCACCCTGCCGAGCGAACCGCCACCCGACCCCGCCCTGCGCATCGTGGCGCGCATCCGCGACGCCGCCGCCGACCAGCCCGAGGAGAGCGGTGCGGCGTGGAACGCGCGCCAGCTCGAGCTCGCGATCCGCGGCAAGCTGCAGGTCACCGTCGTCGTGCGGATGCCCGACGGCACCGAGGTGCCTTACCTGCTCGAGCCGGCGGCCCTCGCCGGCGGGCGGCTGCGGGCACGCGACCGTCGCGCCGACATCGAGCGCACCCTCCCCCTGTCGCACATCGTCGAGGTGCAGCCCGCCCCCTCCTCCGTCGGTTGA
- a CDS encoding multidrug ABC transporter ATPase, with product MPENAPVPLNRIERVLAAMIAAVVGVSVIAIVATMIASGTGTDMSEGVWPAAMLVGYFGLPLAFLLIVAFLIVSSVRRSRLARDGER from the coding sequence GTGCCCGAGAACGCCCCCGTCCCGCTCAATCGTATCGAACGCGTGCTGGCCGCCATGATCGCTGCCGTCGTGGGCGTCTCGGTCATCGCGATCGTCGCCACCATGATCGCCTCGGGCACGGGAACGGACATGTCGGAGGGCGTGTGGCCCGCCGCGATGCTCGTCGGCTACTTCGGTCTGCCGCTCGCGTTCCTGCTCATCGTCGCCTTCCTCATCGTCAGCTCCGTCCGCCGCAGCCGGCTCGCGCGGGACGGTGAGCGGTAG
- the serC gene encoding phosphoserine transaminase, with translation MPDIQIPQNLLPADGRFGCGPSKVRPEQVAHLAANEGLLGTSHRQKPVKQLVGRVRQGLAELFRLPDGYEIVLGNGGSTAFWDAAAFSLIERRSENLTFGEFGAKFAAAAKTPFLEAPHVVDAPAGSRAEVEIVEGVDVYAWPHNETSTGVMAPVARVNGDAGALTVIDATSAAGGIDVDLAETDVYYFAPQKNFAADGGLWFAAMSPAAIARIETIAASDRWIPEFLSLKNAVDNSRLDQTLNTPALATLLLMEAQLDWMNGNGGLAFADARTRESSSHLYAWAEERDFATPFVADPAHRSQVVVTIDFDDSVDAAVVASVLRANGIVDTEPYRKLGRNQLRVATFAAVDPDDIRALTASIDYVVGAL, from the coding sequence GTGCCGGACATCCAGATCCCCCAGAACCTCCTCCCCGCCGACGGTCGTTTCGGATGCGGCCCGTCGAAGGTGCGACCGGAGCAGGTCGCCCACCTCGCGGCCAACGAGGGGCTGCTCGGCACCTCGCACCGCCAGAAGCCCGTCAAGCAGCTCGTCGGCCGCGTGCGCCAGGGCCTCGCCGAGCTCTTCCGCCTTCCCGACGGCTACGAGATCGTGCTCGGCAACGGCGGCTCGACCGCGTTCTGGGATGCCGCGGCCTTCTCCCTCATCGAGCGCCGCAGCGAGAACCTGACCTTCGGCGAGTTCGGCGCGAAGTTCGCCGCCGCCGCGAAGACCCCGTTCCTCGAGGCCCCGCACGTCGTCGACGCGCCCGCCGGCTCGCGCGCCGAGGTCGAGATCGTCGAGGGCGTCGACGTCTACGCCTGGCCGCACAACGAGACCTCCACGGGCGTCATGGCCCCGGTCGCGCGCGTGAACGGCGACGCGGGCGCGCTCACCGTGATCGACGCGACGAGCGCCGCCGGTGGCATCGACGTCGACCTCGCCGAGACCGACGTCTACTACTTCGCCCCGCAGAAGAACTTCGCGGCCGACGGCGGCCTGTGGTTCGCGGCCATGAGCCCCGCCGCCATCGCGCGCATCGAGACGATCGCCGCATCCGACCGCTGGATCCCCGAGTTCCTGAGCCTCAAGAACGCCGTCGACAACTCGCGCCTCGACCAGACGCTCAACACGCCCGCGCTCGCGACCCTCCTGCTCATGGAGGCCCAGCTCGACTGGATGAACGGCAACGGCGGGCTCGCGTTCGCGGATGCGCGCACGCGCGAGTCGTCGAGCCACCTGTACGCGTGGGCCGAGGAGCGCGACTTCGCGACGCCGTTCGTCGCCGACCCGGCGCACCGCTCCCAGGTCGTGGTGACGATCGACTTCGACGACAGCGTCGACGCGGCCGTCGTCGCGTCGGTTCTGCGCGCGAACGGCATCGTCGACACCGAGCCGTACCGCAAGCTCGGCCGCAACCAGCTGCGCGTCGCGACCTTCGCGGCGGTCGACCCCGACGACATCCGGGCCCTCACGGCCTCGATCGACTACGTGGTCGGCGCGCTCTAG
- a CDS encoding DNA repair helicase XPB: MNGPLIVQSDRTVLLEVAHPEAEEARHELAIFAELERAPEHVHTYRITRLGLWNARAAGHTAEAMLATLDRYAKFPVPQTVQIDIEETVGRYGRLIIARDDDGELVIRGADAAVLAEITRNSKVAPFLGIRRTSTEWTLQPWARGQVKQELLKIGWPAEDHAGYTPGTPHDIDLVEDGWGLRPYQRQAVDNFFAGGSGVVVLPCGAGKTLVGAGAMAAADTNTLILVTNTVSARQWRAELLKRTTLTEDEIGEYSGQSKEIKPVTIATYQILTAKRKDEYAHLALLDALDWGLIVYDEVHLLPAPVFKLTAELQARRRLGLTATLVREDGRESDVFSLIGPKRFDAPWKEIEAQGYISPASCFEVRIDLPQSERLEYAASADDERYRLAATAPAKLQVVRDLVAKHDGERILVIGQYLDQIEELSDALGAPQLTGATPVAERERLFQEFRDGTTKVLVVSKVANFSVDLPEATVAIQVSGSFGSRQEEAQRLGRLLRPKESGLPANFYTLVARDTVDQDFAQNRQRFLAEQGYSYTILDAHELVA, from the coding sequence ATGAACGGACCGCTGATCGTGCAGAGCGACCGCACCGTGCTGCTCGAGGTCGCGCACCCGGAGGCGGAGGAGGCCCGGCACGAGCTGGCGATCTTCGCCGAGCTGGAGCGCGCGCCCGAGCACGTGCACACGTACCGCATCACGCGCCTGGGTCTGTGGAACGCCCGCGCCGCCGGCCACACGGCCGAGGCGATGCTCGCGACGCTCGACCGCTATGCGAAGTTCCCGGTGCCGCAGACGGTGCAGATCGACATCGAGGAGACGGTGGGCCGCTACGGCCGCCTCATCATCGCGCGCGACGACGACGGCGAGCTCGTGATCCGGGGCGCGGATGCCGCGGTGCTCGCCGAGATCACGCGCAACTCGAAGGTCGCCCCGTTCCTCGGCATCCGCCGCACCTCGACCGAGTGGACGCTGCAGCCGTGGGCGCGAGGCCAGGTGAAGCAGGAGCTGCTGAAGATCGGCTGGCCCGCCGAGGACCACGCCGGCTACACCCCCGGCACCCCGCACGACATCGACCTCGTCGAGGACGGATGGGGGCTGCGCCCCTACCAGCGCCAGGCCGTCGACAACTTCTTCGCGGGCGGCTCGGGCGTCGTCGTGCTGCCGTGCGGCGCCGGCAAGACGCTCGTCGGGGCGGGCGCGATGGCCGCCGCCGACACCAACACGCTCATCCTCGTGACCAACACGGTGTCGGCGCGCCAGTGGCGGGCGGAGCTGCTCAAGCGCACGACCCTCACCGAGGACGAGATCGGCGAGTACTCCGGCCAGTCGAAGGAGATCAAGCCGGTCACAATCGCGACGTACCAGATCCTCACCGCGAAGCGGAAGGACGAGTACGCGCACCTCGCGCTCCTCGACGCGCTCGACTGGGGCCTCATCGTCTACGACGAGGTGCACCTGCTGCCAGCGCCCGTGTTCAAGCTCACCGCCGAGCTGCAGGCGCGCCGCCGCCTGGGCCTGACGGCGACGCTCGTGCGCGAGGACGGCCGCGAGTCGGACGTGTTCAGCCTCATCGGCCCGAAGCGCTTCGACGCCCCCTGGAAGGAGATCGAGGCGCAGGGCTACATCTCCCCCGCCTCGTGCTTCGAGGTGCGGATCGACCTGCCGCAGTCTGAGCGCCTCGAGTACGCCGCGAGCGCCGACGACGAGCGCTACCGCCTCGCCGCCACCGCCCCCGCGAAGCTGCAGGTCGTGCGCGACCTCGTCGCGAAGCACGACGGCGAGCGCATCCTCGTCATCGGCCAGTACCTCGACCAGATCGAGGAGCTGTCGGATGCGCTCGGTGCGCCCCAGCTGACCGGTGCCACCCCGGTCGCCGAGCGCGAGCGGCTGTTCCAGGAGTTCCGCGACGGCACGACGAAGGTGCTCGTCGTGTCGAAGGTCGCCAACTTCTCCGTCGACCTGCCGGAGGCGACCGTCGCCATCCAGGTGTCGGGCTCGTTCGGCTCACGCCAGGAGGAGGCGCAGCGCCTCGGGCGTCTGCTGCGTCCGAAGGAGTCGGGCCTGCCGGCCAACTTCTACACGCTCGTCGCGCGCGATACCGTCGACCAGGACTTCGCGCAGAACCGCCAGCGGTTCCTCGCCGAGCAGGGCTACTCGTACACGATCCTCGACGCGCACGAGCTGGTGGCGTAG